A stretch of Aerococcaceae bacterium zg-252 DNA encodes these proteins:
- a CDS encoding GHKL domain-containing protein: MRKPIQSVKIILAKKLTKIMALIILLTSFVFSSVALFSIYRYMGEQAETIVEAVEVGQSSGENWLALMNAYLAHEDDNVMMIEMKDGRRYFSRGARETFLALASKRKWGHLVFLEQGAYYIVQDTNDDYRLSVAIEASALMTLFWRLFWSTLCLLIVLMVAGAGYIYWKSRDWSEEMLDLTNRIKQLSPLTDEHLPTDYAIAELNDIAIAFNSLLQAQRAAVLREQTFVVNASHDLKTPIAAIRGHVNLIKRRGAKNPEIIAESLDYIDNESKRMEQLVQQLLSLAKAEVVQPKQMEALGQWIKEEVVHLTRNASQTIHIQVDETIYMETSLHYWRPIVSNLIENAINYSKSSDMIIIQFYEDDNRLYFIVSDTGEGIPTDEKERIFDRFYRGEHSQRQGSGIGLSIVRAMTEQLHGTISVKDYQPKGVSFEVVIPK; the protein is encoded by the coding sequence ATGCGTAAACCAATTCAATCTGTCAAAATTATTTTAGCCAAAAAATTGACTAAGATAATGGCACTTATTATTTTACTGACGAGTTTTGTATTTAGTAGTGTTGCATTGTTTAGTATTTATCGCTATATGGGTGAACAAGCTGAAACAATCGTGGAAGCAGTCGAAGTCGGTCAATCTTCAGGAGAAAATTGGTTGGCACTAATGAATGCGTATTTAGCACACGAAGACGACAATGTGATGATGATTGAGATGAAAGACGGTCGCCGTTATTTTTCTCGAGGTGCTAGAGAGACATTTCTTGCGTTAGCGTCTAAACGAAAGTGGGGGCATTTAGTTTTTCTTGAGCAGGGTGCTTACTATATTGTTCAAGATACAAATGATGATTACCGACTCAGTGTCGCTATTGAGGCGTCAGCGTTAATGACACTGTTTTGGCGATTGTTTTGGAGTACCTTATGTTTACTGATTGTATTAATGGTAGCTGGTGCAGGATATATTTACTGGAAATCACGTGACTGGAGTGAAGAAATGCTTGATTTAACTAATCGTATTAAGCAATTATCACCGTTGACAGACGAGCATTTACCAACAGATTATGCGATTGCTGAATTGAATGATATTGCGATTGCCTTTAATTCTTTACTACAAGCTCAACGGGCAGCCGTTTTGAGAGAGCAGACCTTTGTGGTTAATGCGTCGCATGATTTAAAAACACCGATTGCGGCGATACGAGGGCATGTTAATTTAATTAAACGACGTGGGGCAAAAAATCCTGAAATTATTGCTGAATCGCTTGATTATATTGACAATGAGTCGAAACGAATGGAACAATTAGTTCAGCAATTATTATCTTTAGCAAAAGCCGAAGTTGTACAGCCGAAACAAATGGAAGCATTAGGGCAATGGATTAAAGAAGAAGTGGTTCATTTGACTCGAAATGCGTCACAAACCATTCATATTCAAGTGGATGAAACAATCTATATGGAAACTTCATTGCACTATTGGCGTCCGATTGTGTCTAATTTGATTGAAAATGCTATTAATTATTCTAAATCGAGTGATATGATTATTATTCAATTTTATGAAGATGATAATCGTCTTTACTTTATTGTTTCGGATACAGGTGAGGGAATTCCGACAGATGAGAAAGAGCGTATTTTTGACCGTTTTTATCGTGGAGAGCATTCGCAGCGTCAAGGAAGTGGTATTGGTTTGTCGATTGTAAGGGCGATGACTGAACAATTGCATGGAACTATTTCAGTGAAAGATTATCAGCCAAAAGGTGTTTCGTTTGAAGTAGTGATTCCAAAATGA
- a CDS encoding DEAD/DEAH box helicase — translation MLEQLNSVLKTHWQNKGFESATAIQTLLYQPIQDGKSLVAISPTGSGKTLAYLLPILSTVQADQSLQVIILAPSQELVKQISTVVQEWGELLGIHCLPILGNANLKRQLEALKERPEVIVATPGRLQEIAQQSRKVKFHQVKTIVLDEGDYLLEDSQEEAVNAIVKRLMRDVQKVWVSATYGPALQRIVEEQGLALYQQSDENTMNIKHVAILTQNRQKGQQLKRLAQVEGMQAIVFFEQVSELETIAAKLIFENVSVGLLHGQLSKMERERSITAFRNGELTYLLTTDVAARGLDIADLPAVIHFNRVSDVRTYTHRSGRTGRMGKQGMVISLVNEQELRDLNEMLVSEMIALEPYTTYKGALMSELERNQLRDEEINKPVKVVKKATKKRPVVTTNEKVKKKNRRRDTKNKGKRRPKQ, via the coding sequence ATGTTGGAACAATTAAATAGTGTGTTAAAGACACATTGGCAAAACAAAGGGTTTGAGTCCGCAACAGCGATTCAAACTTTATTATATCAGCCGATTCAAGACGGAAAGTCATTAGTTGCCATTTCACCGACAGGTTCGGGTAAGACATTGGCTTATTTATTGCCAATTTTATCAACGGTTCAAGCTGACCAAAGTTTACAGGTTATCATTTTGGCACCGTCACAAGAACTTGTCAAACAAATTAGTACCGTTGTTCAAGAATGGGGCGAATTACTAGGTATTCATTGCTTGCCTATTTTAGGAAATGCTAATTTGAAACGTCAATTGGAGGCTTTAAAAGAGCGACCAGAAGTGATTGTGGCAACGCCAGGAAGACTGCAAGAGATTGCACAACAGTCGAGAAAAGTGAAGTTTCATCAAGTGAAAACAATTGTATTAGATGAGGGTGACTATTTACTAGAAGATTCGCAAGAAGAAGCAGTGAATGCGATTGTGAAACGTTTGATGCGTGATGTGCAAAAAGTATGGGTTAGTGCTACTTATGGTCCGGCATTGCAACGTATCGTTGAAGAACAGGGATTAGCATTGTATCAGCAATCTGATGAAAATACGATGAATATTAAGCATGTTGCCATTTTGACGCAAAATCGTCAGAAAGGTCAGCAATTAAAACGTCTTGCTCAAGTTGAAGGAATGCAAGCTATTGTATTTTTTGAACAGGTGAGTGAATTAGAAACCATTGCAGCGAAACTGATTTTTGAAAATGTATCGGTTGGGTTACTGCATGGGCAATTGTCAAAAATGGAACGTGAACGTTCGATTACAGCGTTTAGAAATGGCGAATTAACGTATCTGTTGACCACAGATGTTGCAGCTCGAGGATTGGATATTGCTGATTTACCGGCAGTAATTCATTTCAATCGAGTATCTGATGTTCGGACTTATACACATCGTTCGGGAAGAACTGGACGTATGGGCAAACAGGGGATGGTTATTTCATTGGTCAATGAGCAAGAATTACGTGATTTGAATGAAATGCTCGTTTCAGAAATGATTGCATTGGAACCTTATACAACGTATAAAGGGGCTTTGATGTCGGAATTAGAGCGTAATCAGTTGCGTGACGAAGAGATAAATAAGCCAGTTAAAGTGGTTAAGAAAGCAACGAAAAAACGACCAGTGGTCACTACTAATGAAAAAGTAAAGAAAAAAAATCGCCGTCGTGATACTAAAAATAAAGGTAAGCGACGTCCTAAGCAATAG
- a CDS encoding response regulator transcription factor, giving the protein MCVKLLVIEDELSLAAFIQKELMFEGYETHVIHDGKEAWEYIQTHLEEIDILLLDWMLPGYDGVTLARRIRKISVIPIIMMTARDQTHDIIMGLDSGIDDYLTKPFDVEVLFARIRVIERRLQTQSKTQSQLIYQGLLLDTARHQVLIDDVTIDLTPKEFGILYELMKEPEVVKTRDDLLNAIWGYEYDGQTNVVDVYIRNLRNKLGADTYGQLLKTVRGVGYVMRNEDA; this is encoded by the coding sequence ATGTGCGTGAAATTATTAGTTATTGAAGATGAGTTAAGTTTAGCTGCTTTTATACAAAAGGAATTGATGTTTGAAGGGTACGAAACGCATGTGATTCATGACGGTAAGGAAGCATGGGAATATATCCAAACGCATCTTGAAGAAATTGATATTTTATTGTTGGATTGGATGTTACCAGGTTATGACGGTGTGACATTAGCTCGACGTATCCGAAAAATTAGTGTGATACCGATTATTATGATGACAGCACGTGACCAGACGCATGATATTATTATGGGATTAGATTCAGGTATTGATGATTATTTGACGAAACCATTTGATGTAGAAGTATTATTTGCTCGGATTCGTGTGATTGAGCGTCGTCTGCAAACGCAATCTAAAACACAATCGCAGCTGATTTATCAAGGATTGCTCTTGGATACAGCTAGACATCAAGTGTTAATCGATGATGTGACGATTGACTTGACACCAAAAGAATTTGGAATTTTATATGAATTGATGAAAGAACCAGAAGTGGTGAAAACACGTGATGATTTGTTGAATGCTATTTGGGGTTATGAGTATGACGGACAAACTAATGTGGTGGACGTTTATATACGTAATTTACGCAATAAATTGGGTGCAGACACCTATGGGCAATTACTAAAAACTGTTCGTGGTGTCGGATATGTTATGAGGAATGAAGATGCGTAA
- a CDS encoding Gfo/Idh/MocA family oxidoreductase, which produces MLNVGTIGTSWITEQFIQALKLTRRYHIKGVYSRNANSAQDIATFYHADYYTDQLNNLLYDPEIDVIYIASPNSLHFEQAMAAIRAGKHVIVEKPAFSSVREWHEAHEFAKEQGVKIFEAALHYHSRNYRRLRQLVRNLQKGHSHPFVGANFNIGQYSSKYEQYVDSMKGKVEEPNVFNLDFSGGSLMDIGVYPLYVALDLFGMPEAVNYHTVKGANLVDLFGMAILTYHKFQVNIFISKAVHSVMPSEIYFDDETIVIEGITRIASVRLINKSGQEAKVIEYRPENVMYDELIAFSEIIEEPDNMQQQVRYEDWKQLSLQVAQVMEQLRHSAGIYLGSEENYLG; this is translated from the coding sequence ATGCTGAATGTTGGAACCATTGGGACTTCCTGGATTACAGAACAATTTATACAAGCATTGAAATTGACACGACGGTATCATATTAAAGGTGTCTATTCTAGGAATGCTAATAGTGCCCAAGACATTGCAACCTTTTATCATGCAGATTATTATACTGACCAGCTAAATAATTTATTGTATGACCCTGAAATTGATGTCATTTATATAGCGAGTCCGAATAGTTTGCATTTTGAACAAGCTATGGCAGCCATTCGTGCTGGCAAACATGTGATTGTTGAGAAACCTGCATTTTCTTCAGTAAGAGAATGGCATGAAGCACATGAATTTGCTAAAGAACAAGGTGTTAAAATATTTGAAGCAGCGCTGCATTATCATAGTCGCAATTATCGCCGTTTGCGACAGTTAGTGCGTAATTTACAAAAAGGGCATTCACATCCTTTCGTGGGAGCTAATTTCAATATCGGGCAGTATTCGTCTAAGTATGAACAATATGTTGATTCGATGAAAGGAAAAGTGGAAGAGCCGAATGTTTTTAATCTTGATTTTTCAGGGGGCTCGTTAATGGACATCGGTGTGTATCCATTATATGTGGCATTGGACTTGTTTGGTATGCCAGAAGCAGTGAATTATCATACAGTAAAGGGTGCGAATTTAGTTGATTTATTTGGAATGGCAATTTTGACGTATCATAAGTTCCAAGTGAATATTTTTATTTCAAAAGCAGTACATTCAGTGATGCCAAGTGAAATTTATTTTGATGATGAAACGATTGTTATCGAGGGAATTACACGAATTGCGAGTGTGCGACTGATTAATAAATCGGGTCAAGAGGCAAAAGTAATTGAGTATCGTCCAGAAAATGTGATGTACGATGAATTGATTGCATTTAGTGAAATCATTGAAGAACCGGATAATATGCAGCAACAAGTGCGGTATGAAGACTGGAAACAATTGAGTCTGCAAGTAGCACAAGTAATGGAACAATTACGTCATTCTGCTGGTATCTATCTAGGGTCTGAAGAAAATTATTTAGGCTAG